TaggaaaaattatgattatcaaGGTTTAAATTGTACCTTTTCAGAAGGGGgaaaattattctaattgaGGCTAACTTACATTAATCGACTAATATTGACACATAGAAGAAAGGTGGATTAGAAATAATAGTAGCTAGCTTACTCGAATTATTTAATCGATCAAACTTAAAACGATcgtataaaattatctatttattttcttgattgAGCAAGTATAAACCCGGGTCTTTTGGAAGTAATTAAATCAAATCTACTCGacttaaatttaatactttttctaCATTCTACTAGATTATACtagttttttcatttacaatatagaaacgaaaaaatacataacgaaaataaaaatatctgtgTTAGTAACGTTTATCGTTTTGACGAAATTTATTCTTGTtcctatataaataatttataagcaaagaaaaataattttttgaaatttattaatgccaaaattttgcaagaatatgaacaaatttatgCTTTAAGCTTTAATGcagaaagaaaaagaagagaaaaagCAGCATTAGTAATGGAATAATATTTGCAGAGGAAATAATTAAGCATGCAGGAGAATTTCAAATTGTAGATTgttaatagtttttgttttaaaaatatgaaaatattttgttaaaaaaaataaaaaaaacataaacaaattgttaatataatataatggacAAAAATAGTtccatatttttagatttttttctaaaaataataatggacaaagctttatttaaaaaaacgtttaCTCTCACGATAATTCAGATTTGCGATATTTTATTCGCTTTAAAGTTCAAGAACTTTACGAATGGTATGTAATTTTTGCGTTGCAGTGCAATAGACAAAGTAGGAAAATTTCATGCACATTAAGGCAAGAACTAGAAAAGTAagctttagaaaaaatatattacaatttcaATCACATTTAACTGACTCCGTTACCAGATCATATTTTTGCTGCTATCTGGAAAATTCTAGTTAAGAAAACCTGAAAGGGCTTTAGATTTCGGTGATGGCTAGACTCGATAACGGTCTAGCCCCGTTTCAACttagatatatattattatttataagaataaactTGCAATATAATGTATTCGAATCACTAATCAATTGAGTTTGGTCCACAATACGGTATATTTCACTCTTCACACCAAACTACATGTTTGGTCGTACTTTAATAATGATTAATGTAAGACTAATTACTGTGAATAAACGTTTTGATAAAATCAAGACTTGCTTATAAATAAATCCccttaaaaaagatttttgtacAAATCTAACCTCTACATTTTTAGTCTGCCAATGATTCCGTGTTCgattaaaataaacttgtttATCAACATATGGTACAAATATTGATGGAATGGGAGGATGATGGTccatagaattattattatgacataaaCGTACGGTAGCATCAGATAATTCAACAATATTTGATGTTGGAGTTGCACCTCCTCCAGCGTCACCATCGCCTACACTACCTGGCACAGCATTCGGTGTTGATACCGCTGTTGGTGGTGGTATAATATTTGGTTGTGTGTATTTTATCAACCAATTATCATTACCACGATCGGTGTTACGTGTTATATAATCTAGGATTACAAGACGTtcaaattgtaattgaaatttatgtgcTAATAATGTGGGTAACGGTTCATTTTCAAAACGGCGTAACCAGTATTCAGCATCTTTAAAACCATCTACAAATAATTGGAATGATCCTACCtgagaaaaaaatgttcaaaaattaaaacattattaataatagtgtACTGAAAATACGGAAAAAGTAGCCTAATCTAAACAAATTGAAGCAGAAGCAatttaaagtttgaaattttgtttttaaatacaccCACCAGTAAAATTAATCGTCTAtctcacatttaaaatttttttttcaaatatttacttcGGTAATAATGGTtgtattgtaaataaacaaaatggtttaaaattttaacttagaagcttaaaaagtttagttttaaaatcatgaaaGGAATAATTCATactaaaaaattgtgtaaatttgaattggacaataattttttttagtgggTGAATGAGGAATGGCAAGAgagtaaaatatactttttctaaAATACCTCAAAAACTATGAGATACATAAATATCACCGTATAATGGTCAAGTAAAAATTTACCTGGAAGCCAGGAATCAAGCTTCAGacctcaaattttttataatcttagtAAATAAGATGTGATCTAGTAATTATCCACTTTTTTTCAAGTcagaaataaattcattaaaaaatataactaacacTGATTTGACGTTAGCACAAAAAAGTGATTGGCACAAAGTTAAAATTAACAagattaaaataagtttttatttttcacttcctTATAAAAGGTGTCCATAAACCAGGTAACGCTGTTAGGGGAGAGAAAGAGAGGTCactaaattgcaatttttatatctaAGAACAATTTGTTTATGATTAATTCCTATTTTCAatacactataaaaaaaatgcaatttactTACTTTTGGCGGTAAACCAATACGATTAAAACGTAATCCGACATTTGGAAATTGTTCCATAATTGCACGTTTCATACGTGCTTTTTGTCTATCTATTCTTGGATAATTAAATGTTTCCGATACTAGCTTGACAACctgcaaaacaaattttctaaactaaGCAATGACATTGCTGAGTATATAACTGCTTAATGTCCTCCGGTCTCTGGttcttattgaaaataataagcaaaatggaatcgttttttaatttcatttcactTTGACTGCCCTGGACTTTCTTCAAGCCACTTGCTTTGGAATAgtcaaaaaattcaatagttttCCATAATCAGGGGTTAGACAGTAAACTGTTAGTTCAGCTTGGTACACTGCCCAGGCTATTCAGTTAAAAATGCAAATCGGAACGGTTTTtaagatatctcgaaaaatactcaaatttaattcttaaaagaaaTAAGTAATTTGGTCGATCTTTTcgaatcaaaaagtttttgtcTTGTATGTAACCTGCTAATAAAATTCCGGAAAACTCCGTAGAGGAAACTAGTGaccaaagtaatttttttttgtttcatcgTAGAGGGTTGTATTATTATAGAACCATTGTAAAAATATccttacaataataaaaatacatcgCACACTAATTAAAGAAACCATCAACTGGAGATAAGTTTTCTTTACAGGGATTTTTCTATGACTATTCTGTTTTGAAAAactacacatatttttttaacaaacttacCCTTGTTTTTGGTACAATATTAAGATTAAGTTTAGCATCAATAAGCGATGCACCAGCTTCGGATAAATAGCCTTGGTTTGGTATAAGGCAGGCACGTCCAAAACAACATGGGCAACATAATTTATGCATCCATTTAGTCCATTTTGGATTAAGTCTACCATATGGCTCTTCATCTTTTGGTTTAAATACACcaatgattttctttaaaaaaattatgttaatagaAGAAGCTCATTAATGTGAATTATTTGGTGcctaattataaaacttttgataaggtaaaaacacgcttttgaaatttggatattatGAAATGGACAAATTCCTTTTAGAAAACAAAACTAGTTGGTTTAGAtttgaaaaatcgtttttaattttagtttatgtGGAAAATATGGCATcgttgtataaatttttataaaaataaaattgtcttttaatTATTGGTGGAAAAGCGCAATGTTTTTGGTATCACcgtatatgattttaaatttatctccAAAAATTCTGAATTATTTACTAATCCGATTTCTTTATCCGtgataaaactacaaaaattatcCGTGAATAGtagtctttaatttattttactaactTTATTATTTCACATATGGTAAAAGTGAATTACCACGAATTAATTACAATATCCTTAGACACTGTATACTTAGCTTTAAGCTAAAAATAATTggattgaaaaattcaaaataaaatataaatttgtactGTTTTAACCAAACAATCGTAAATCAAGCTTCAAATACGATGTCCCCAATAAACTAAacagttatttattatatgctCTTTGACAGACTACAAACGAATCTTAACGATTTGTAGAGCGATTTTGGAGCAAATTTAAGAAACACAGATTTCGGTAAAATACTTACTCCGGTTGgattcttaacaaaatatgatcCGCTAGACCCTTGTGAAATTCGTTCAGGGAATATTCCATTATCAATGGCTACTTCAGCTTGCCAAACTAGTTCACTAAATTGTGGATCATCtacagaaaaagaaaatgttgaaatatCAAGTCTTTCGttcagaaaaaagttttaatcttTCGTACCTGGGAATTGATTATATGAGACATCAAGCCCTCCCAGCAAAGGCTGTGACTCTCTATTCATACCCGACGTATCCAATGTAACTTGTAAATTTACTTCGGGCGTTAAATTAATATCTTCTACAGAACTATCACTGCACGGTAAAGAAAATACACTTTTTCCATCAATATCAACAATTGTTTCCACTTTAACTGTCTCTCCCGAACTCATCGGGAATGTATTgaactatattaaaataaatgtcatCGAATAAATTAGAATGAATATGGCAAAATATTTGGAGTTTTACTCGAAACAATGAGGGTATTAACAAGACACAATAGAATGGAATACGACGACACCACGATTTGTCATTTTCAAGTGATCATTGAAATTACGACAGCGACAGGGATGTCTGTCTGGTGGTTGTATGCCCAATGACATTAAGTTTAAAGATCACATAAATAAAGATAGGTGAATCGTATCTGCCGCGTGTTAAACAAGAATAAAGTGTTTACTTAAACAGATAACAAACTTATAAAGGTAGTTTTACATGAAACATGAGATACGTCAAaagccaaattttaaaattacatatgcAATTAAAGCTTGTTCCattaattttcgataaataagTTTCACTAAAAAACCAAtggaagttaaattttttaaatcaaagtaaGTGTTATCTTTGAaataactgtaaaaattttgaCGGATATGACAAAAACTTAAccaataatagttttaaaactaaatttcgCAACGACGGTAAAtgctatataatataaattcacATCTAACTTTtaaccatagaatattatacatttttaacagTTACAAACATGAAGGTTACCTTCATGGTTACAAACAtgagctattaaaaaaaaattatatctctaTTCTCTATTTTCAGTATTCAAAAAGGCAGATTGTGTATCACtccattttttctgttaaaatccaCCGTTCTAAAATGGTCATTGTGCTTATTATTTTCAACTgatatttacatacatacatttacatTGTAAGATACAATTGTTATTTCTATTCGAATGTgtgaaatatcaaaatttttccgattttgacTAACATggagtatataaaaaatattattattttatttcactttacaaaatttgtaatcGATCAGAGATAGAATATTTCGAAGCTAAagccaaatttttaaatatataaaaaaatatatccaaatttcaaacggttatttttttctcaatgaaTACTCTGATTATGTACCCGTTACACAATAAACTGTTTTCGCTAATCGAtcatattaaattcatttaggTAATCCGCATAAAATATGCACATTGTCCGTAACATGTAGAGGAGGCTTTAATTtctaatgttttataaaataccatttttgatgacatttatcaaaaatcgGCCTTTACAATTATCTAAAAGCAAATTCCGcggtaaatttaaatattaattaccaatgtgtatgattaaaatatattttaaacattatatacaaattcaaaatatattaattcttgacaaaatttttaaaaatttattttgttatattcaaCTCAAAAATACGATCAAATGTTCAAGAATTTCAAGGTCGACTGAAAACATGTTTGGATCATTTCTAAACCATGTGAGATGGTCCAATTAACTTCATCCTCGTGCCATCGTTTtacctatatatttatgtttattacatACCAGTGTGAGATACTAAgttttgacattaaaaaaatagatccgTTTTGGcctcataatattaaaatcgttcaatcatttttaatagttttaaattatcttctacgattaaaaacgatttaaaatgatatagaaCCGTTCCATAATGATATAgaacgatttaaatttttgaatttctttttaaaacatttccaaaatattCGAACGATTTAAaaccattcaaaattattaaaattttattcgtgaattgtttcaattttccCTAACAGCTTCAATTTAGTAATTGATGCTAACTTTTATATGACTAGGCCAAAATTTGGAGAATTCTCCGCTGAAATTATACACCCTACAAATCTATAAAAAGAGTCAAGTATCAGATTTTGTGACTCGTTTCGAGAAGAATCAAATGATGCTGAGCTGATAGTAAATCCTAAAATCTCATCAAATCATCAAcccaacatttttataaattctgacTGATAGATAATAATCTGACTGATAAGAAagtataaaacatattataccacgtgaaatagatttttaaaatagaaaaaaagcaaaataaattcccttaatattaagatattttacACTAGTCCCTCTTGCCGCGTAGCTGCGCCTTACATTCGGTTGTTGTTTAAATCGTTCGTTATTGACAGATTATGTAAGAAAATATCACATACGAAGAACCACAAAGTCTCATACAACTTTAGTTTTATTTGTAGAGATTGTCTAGTGTGTTCTACACACTGTATTTTTTTGtcttacattatttatattaataaaaaagatttaggtttctttaaaatttataaaattaataaaattccagacatagttaaaaatgttttattaaaaattaaaaacaaccatccaaataatacttaaaaataataatacttcaataaaatacagtagaaaccttcattatttaaaaataaatacagaacgcaaaataattaattaacttattgttgttgtaaaTTTTGCATTTGCATTGAATGTATTTGTTGCGGATGTAATTGTTGCGAAGATTGTCGACGCGGTTTGTTTGTTGCACTACTCGTATTCGCTTGTACATAAATAATTCGATGTGGATCCGATGGATGTATTAAATCAGATCTATGTTTCCAATCCCAATATCTTTCTTCATCTTTCGCTCTTctatcaatgaaaaaaaaagtaatctttATCAAGATGTCATCGTAATccctaattttaaaaataaataaatgaaacattCAAAATACAAGTGTAATATTTTTACTGGAATTCCAGTTAACTTTTTACGTTGTTGAGGAGCTAAAGGTTgtctaaaaattatgaaagtttgtcgaaaaataagttattgtatGCCATGCTAGCTGTGGTAgtagaaaattgcaaattagctgctaaattttttgtaaacaatgcATGGGGATTAACTGTGACTATGTAAAAGGAGGTGATATTGCAGAAGATGACATTATTGAAGATATCGACGATGGTATCGATATTACGTTTGATAACATTATTGAGGAAATTTAGTACCATTCTTCCATATTCCTTTTACCATAAacgtaaaatactttttttcattgagtgaaacaataatttttacaataaaatgcgaaaAAAGCCTGGTTGAAATGActatatctcggtcaatttttaaccaaaaacaaaaaagaaatttaatctaCTTTCTTTTGTCTGCTACATTCCCTATACGTATctctgccaaaaaaaaaaaagatacagacaaaaaagaaaaactgttttggcatgaaaattttttttttatttttgataaatactaatccgatgtaaaatttaattctgtgctaaaaattttatatcaaatttcttgaaattttgcttagtttacgagatatttagAAAAATCCAAATAGGGTGCTTTTTCACCCCTATTTTCAATTTCCACCCTAACATTTAAtggtttttcttctttaataaccTATTGAACGATACCTGCAATAAAAAACCGTGAAAGTCTTAattccttattttcaatttcattcaaatttaacttaattaaataatcCTTAATAGCCGTTATCGgataatgaagaaattttaacaattggcctttgaaaattgtaagatctagaaatctgaaaatattttttaaaacaaacaacttttgtttgaaacattctttcatAATCACAATATAATTTCTCTATTTGCactttaaaaatctttattttatagctTGTGCGTATGTGAGTCGACTCACGACGATCGTCTAATATTTATCGCaagcaaatgtcaaattttgcgaagtcaataaataatgaactatgtcattaaaataatataaatatgccATTTCACCAAAATCACTAAACTAGTTTTAAgtaatttgtatttgttaatttataaaataatttctattttagaagaaaattttcacaaacacATTAAACagagagttaaaaattttgataatttattgaaaatctttgatttaaaattgattttctatttttatgactaacaaaatgaattttagaGATATGGGACGCCAAAATTCCATCGCAGGATTTTTGGGAAATACTAATACACATTTTATCACCTTTTATCAACGTAGTTGATAATACAGCTTGCTGGTATCCAAATAATGGCGGTGACTAAAATCACTGTTCCAACAATATTATcccgtaaaaataataatactttgttaatatttatatcttcAATGATATCCCAAAATCGTTCTACAACATCTTGTACAGTTTTCTCGCATTGaccctaaaaattaaaaaaaaaaattgattaagtaGACGCACTCATTTGTAATcatattttctccgaaaatgtAGATTTATCCACTTATCGAAGGTTAACATGAAGAAATGGGGGGTGTGGGGATTTCCAGCCCTTTCAAATTGAGCTAGGAGATTGAATATTGGTAAGTAAATTTGACTAGTTGCAAGGGAGTCCCTCTTTTTATGGCGATAAATCATGGATTTTCAAGTTTATACACACTTAAAAAACTCCTCAaagaaagtatatatttaaagattaaaaacgCGAAAAATTCGTAGGGATTTAACTAGTTTTACCTTATTACAAAATCCCTGAAAACAGGGTGTACCATCTGGTAATATATCTTGTGGATCAACTGGAAAACAGGTATCATTAACACGCGTACGACAACATCGCTTACAAGCTTcttcaactaaaaaaataaatattatcataaatttcataaaattgtacataatCAGTTCAAAACATCGATTTATACTTACTAATATCACACATACAGCTTTGTAAACCTTGTGTCTCACAATAAGGTATACATTTACCATCATGACATTGTCCCCGTTCTAAACATGGCGTGCCATCAGCCATGTGCGGTGAAGGAGGACATTCGGCACTTGTCCCACTACAAACGGCCTCTTTTTCACATGTAGCATGTTGAGCATCACGACATTTTACTCCAGCACTCATATATTTGCAGTCTTGGCAACACGGAGAATTTTTATCACTACATACAGCTTTTTTAACTTGAcgtaatttacaatttttgtcacAACATAAATCATTATCTTCGGTTCCCAGTAAACCGGCATCGCATTCTTCATCACCTTCGACACGTAAATTACCACAGAAACTCTCTTCGGGTTCAGAGAAACAACGGCCGGATTTCGCTTGTAGTACTTTACGAATTGAGCGTAGGCTACATGGTGAGAAACGCTAAAAAAGTAGttcttaatgaaaaatattctatGGGTGTTTATCAACATGGATTGACATTAGTATATTATTAACCATCTTAgatgatttttgttatttttagcgTAAAAAcacaatgtttaaatttaatttatttgttttattttaagagtATTAGCCTTTACTAGAGAGAGAATTTAGCTTACTTCCCTCctgaattttctaattaaatttgcCTTAACGCTACATTGATTATATGTGACTTACTTTATTATTGACATCGTATCCACTAACACTGTACGTATACATTAAATAAGAGCCACCGTGTGAGGCAGCTGGTGAACATTCTGGTATATCAGGATCATGTTCAGATCCCCAATTATGACCAAATTCGTGTGCTGTAACTAAATCCGCCTCACGTGTTATAACACGTTGTCCATAATGATTTCGACTTGAACTTAAACCACTAttcaaatataatgtatatccatttttaaaatattctagaaaaataatataattatttcatttattcaagatataaaacaaataaaatttaaaaaattgctgaAAAGTCGATTTAAAATACTGCACGGTTTTCTAATGCTTACTCAGAAGGTTGTGTAAATTGGACAGTGTACGATAAAAATAATGGTTAGTACTTCTTTTCTGACGaatatataagaaattaaaaacggCAGTCCTTAACAGCGAAATTAACAACGGTAGTTATTACAGTAGAACTTCTTCAAATGGTAGATAtcgttaaattattaataatttctcaaTACCGGCCTGTATTATTCCCCGCTTcgatattattgtgaatattgccaaaacggctgcttggaaaaattgaaaatttgacacTCAATGCTCCACGCATGAGACATTGCATGATATTAtagtatttgcaataaattctAAAGTCTGTGGGGTAGAgatttttttctcgaaacaggGTAATGGCAAACCATATCTATACCGTTGGTTTTCGTAATTAATAACCATAAGCCCTATGAAGTATccttaataaaaatcttaaatcatGAAGTATCCTTACTTCATACTTATTTCAACACCCAGTATCTACAAAGTATTTCCTGGTTGCAATTTCATCAAGAAATtgccattattttaatattatctaccatttgatgaaATCCTGTTGTTATAACTAGGACTTGGACCACATAGTTGGTTTTAATATTCAATGATAATGAATGGTAAAATTGTACACAtttttgctattaaaaaaaattactttgctTTTCTAGGTTTTATgagttttatgaataaaatagatcgacttttcaatatttaaaaacatataaacaaaCACCAAGCTAATAAGAACATAAAAGGCAAAAACAACGTAAATTAACGCAACACAacgaaaaaaatacatgaaacaaaatgaaaattttattgattaaattttgtaccTGGGGTACAAATACCCCCAACAGAATTACGTCGCGGTGAGCCAACATATGCCAAACCTAATATTCCACCTTCAAATTTGAGATCAGTAAATAAATGTGCTAAACAGAAATCTTTGTGTGTAAACTCCCGGCTGAATACCTTAaagaaatttgttaataaaattgtcagtaaagttttaatttacagTACGTGcgtttcttacaaaaataacatTAGATTACATGCAGTTAGTTAAATTAATAaggtaatattatatattttcttttcaattatgATTCATTTTGGTTTTGAGCAGAAATGAGCTTCGAAATGATAGTTGGTTATACGGCTTACATGCCAGACGGTAATAACATAGatagcaaaaaatatgaaatatttccttTAATTTAGAGCATGTTTTGTCTCTCATATCGATttctgaaatattatattacagttTATATATTGGATCCACATTTAATTTCAGCCATATTATTATCTGACTAATATGATTATAATCTCCCTTCTAATGTGAGCTACCAAAGAAGGCCAACCCGTGCTAACTCAACTTGTATTAACTTAAACTAGGTTACTCATTGTAAACTGGTTAAGTCTCAATGTGGCTGAAATTATgatgttgtttaatttattgACTATACGCTATAACATATAAGTAATGCGCAACCATCGAAAAacgctattttttttatcacttattAATACCAAACAAGTCTATGGAAATAGAGATATCTCACCATAATGAAGCATAATATGCTTAGATGTAATGCAGTTATTggtctaaattaaaataattaataatttagactaatactatttatattactttattGTTCGAATGCAGTGTCATCACTGTACACCCTATGTATATGAAACGAGTAATCATAATAATCAGATTGCTGTAACTTAGTTATGAGGAATCAAGTTCTATCATATGTACTTTGAAGCGATTTGTTTGGTGTCATTCTGCAGAATCATACACTCGTGGATAAATCTTAGTGGCAAGAAAAAACTACCAAACTGAGActcatcaaacaaaaaaatattttttttgaaaataaaatttgaaagtatttcCGTTAATTTGGCGTAGATCTCATCTTTTATACCGATTAATGAAAAATACTCTTTGGAAAGGATCGGCTGACTTGTGCTATTCACTAAGATGCTATAAGACTGGTCAGTTTTAACCACTATACGATAAAGATACAatcacataaatataattttatactttattcaCGGATCCAACTAGGGCCGATTTTGAACGACTTTTCGGCTATGTAATGATAAACTAATGCtacaaaaatttccttttttgaaaagataaaagaaattgtacaaataagtagttgttagttaattaattaatttgttagttttatttaaaaaaaataaaataattaacccGTATTTGAGCATATTCCGCCATACGAATTGTATCTTGATGATGCCATATACGCTAATCCTAAAATTGTTGAGCCACGTGCATTGAATGTTTGATgtgtaaataaatgttttaaacatatTTCATCGTCATAAGTGCCATTCGAATGTGAGAATAcctaaattgaaattaattttgaaaacagaATATTCTATTCTAAACAGAGTTTTAACAAATCATAAGTAACCTTAATGAAATCCAATCACTTTAGGAAAAAATCAGAATACCCGGATGAAACAATTTTCCGAAGACTTCATTtctattgatattaaaatttaatatagtcTAACATGCGAATATAACTTCGTATGTGGCTTTATTATACCAAgcataaaacataattatttagaacaagtgaaaacaaacaattgactgagttaactgttgaaataccttgtatagacagtgttgattagtctatcacattacacatatacctatacatgtctcagatacataactgataatcccatatttatacatactataaaatttgcatctataGTGTGCCCTCGtgcgtaaacagtgatgtttacaaaaaaatgtttcgtataagagttgtttattttttgataaggaacattttttatatttaaacttttattctatctctaacggtttacaagatgggttctacggacctaagacccaattgacctatgttattcatttacgaactcgacctcactttttacgtcctgagtgcgctgtaaaaatcagcttgatatctttttttgtttttgaatgttcacagacggacggacggacgagcaactgaaaatggactaattagatgattgtatggacacctataccaaaatttttttcgtgacatcaatatttttaagcgttaaaaacttgggactaaacttaatataccatgtatatttcatatttacatagTATGAAAATACTATATTGTGGTGATTTCTTTTACAGCcatcct
This genomic interval from Chrysoperla carnea chromosome 1, inChrCarn1.1, whole genome shotgun sequence contains the following:
- the LOC123305992 gene encoding ADAM 17-like protease yields the protein MVCNDKRQTHYYIFLICLSFFYANGSIHKNLKYFETLHATQFEHKIVKRGVKPSSNPFNTIKEVNFRAFGKDFRVILTPRKDILHSKFKAYAVNGEGEETTIHLDHDNFFHGRLFGEVESHASVHLEDGLITASIEAPEEIYHIEPSWRHLPELDNKTMIIYRTSDVKFSWENAAPGDFAPKTCGYIKEPTDDEITVEDEDGFHDSNRYKRQIDQYEYTPTKTRCPLLLVADYRFFQEMGASNTKTTINYLISLIDRVHKIYNDTTWQDRADQTDGFKGMGFVIKKIVVHSEPTRVRGGEAHYNMVREKWDVRNLLEVFSHSNGTYDDEICLKHLFTHQTFNARGSTILGLAYMASSRYNSYGGICSNTEYFKNGYTLYLNSGLSSSRNHYGQRVITREADLVTAHEFGHNWGSEHDPDIPECSPAASHGGSYLMYTYSVSGYDVNNKRFSPCSLRSIRKVLQAKSGRCFSEPEESFCGNLRVEGDEECDAGLLGTEDNDLCCDKNCKLRQVKKAVCSDKNSPCCQDCKYMSAGVKCRDAQHATCEKEAVCSGTSAECPPSPHMADGTPCLERGQCHDGKCIPYCETQGLQSCMCDIIEEACKRCCRTRVNDTCFPVDPQDILPDGTPCFQGFCNKGQCEKTVQDVVERFWDIIEDININKVLLFLRDNIVGTVILVTAIIWIPASCIINYVDKRDYDDILIKITFFFIDRRAKDEERYWDWKHRSDLIHPSDPHRIIYVQANTSSATNKPRRQSSQQLHPQQIHSMQMQNLQQQ
- the LOC123291125 gene encoding phosphatidylinositol 4-kinase type 2-alpha isoform X1 translates to MSSGETVKVETIVDIDGKSVFSLPCSDSSVEDINLTPEVNLQVTLDTSGMNRESQPLLGGLDVSYNQFPDDPQFSELVWQAEVAIDNGIFPERISQGSSGSYFVKNPTGKIIGVFKPKDEEPYGRLNPKWTKWMHKLCCPCCFGRACLIPNQGYLSEAGASLIDAKLNLNIVPKTRVVKLVSETFNYPRIDRQKARMKRAIMEQFPNVGLRFNRIGLPPKVGSFQLFVDGFKDAEYWLRRFENEPLPTLLAHKFQLQFERLVILDYITRNTDRGNDNWLIKYTQPNIIPPPTAVSTPNAVPGSVGDGDAGGGATPTSNIVELSDATVRLCHNNNSMDHHPPIPSIFVPYVDKQVYFNRTRNHWQTKNVEDWNMVVLPEISIAAIDNGLAFPYKHPDSWRAYPYHWAWLSYAKKSFSREITEHILPLISDQNFVQDLCDDLHVLFKQDKGFDKHLFERQMSVMRGQILNLTQALKDGKSPVQLVQMPAVVVERSHGTTTSRFFSFTQRFQDKSPFFSWW
- the LOC123291125 gene encoding phosphatidylinositol 4-kinase type 2-alpha isoform X2, with amino-acid sequence MSSGETVKVETIVDIDGKSVFSLPCSDSSVEDINLTPEVNLQVTLDTSGMNRESQPLLGGLDVSYNQFPDDPQFSELVWQAEVAIDNGIFPERISQGSSGSYFVKNPTGKIIGVFKPKDEEPYGRLNPKWTKWMHKLCCPCCFGRACLIPNQGYLSEAGASLIDAKLNLNIVPKTRVVKLVSETFNYPRIDRQKARMKRAIMEQFPNVGLRFNRIGLPPKVGSFQLFVDGFKDAEYWLRRFENEPLPTLLAHKFQLQFERLVILDYITRNTDRGNDNWLIKYTQPNIIPPPTAVSTPNAVPGSVGDGDAGGGATPTSNIVELSDATDWNMVVLPEISIAAIDNGLAFPYKHPDSWRAYPYHWAWLSYAKKSFSREITEHILPLISDQNFVQDLCDDLHVLFKQDKGFDKHLFERQMSVMRGQILNLTQALKDGKSPVQLVQMPAVVVERSHGTTTSRFFSFTQRFQDKSPFFSWW